The Candidatus Limnocylindrales bacterium genome has a segment encoding these proteins:
- a CDS encoding acyl-CoA dehydrogenase family protein, translating into MHFDYSAKTKDLMARLQAFMDEHIYPNEESVGEQIDAGPTRWKPIPLVEELKPKAKAAGLWNLFLPESEYGAGLTNLEYAPLCEIMGTSFIASEVFNCSAPDTGNMEVLVRYGSPEQRKQWLEPLLAGEIRSAFAMTEPAVASSDATNIQSSIRRDGDEYVINGTKWWTSGAGDPRCKIAIFMGKTDPDAHKYLQQSMILIPLDTPGITIKRMLSVFGYDDAPHGHAEVEFKDVRVPASSLLLGEGRGFEIAQGRLGPGRIHHCMRTIGMAERALALMCKRSIERVAFGQRLAEMGVTRHHIAQSRMEIEQARLLTLKAAYMMDTVGNKAARAEIAMIKVIAPNMALRVIDRAMQVHGGMGVCQDTFLARAWAGQRTLRFADGPDEVHTDQIGRLEVKKYIPGR; encoded by the coding sequence ATGCATTTCGACTACAGCGCAAAGACCAAGGACCTGATGGCCCGCCTTCAGGCCTTCATGGACGAGCACATCTACCCCAACGAGGAATCCGTCGGCGAACAGATCGATGCCGGTCCGACCCGCTGGAAACCGATCCCTCTCGTCGAAGAGCTCAAGCCGAAAGCAAAGGCCGCCGGCCTGTGGAACCTCTTCCTGCCGGAGAGCGAGTACGGAGCGGGCCTGACCAACCTCGAGTACGCTCCGCTCTGCGAGATCATGGGAACCTCGTTCATCGCGTCCGAGGTCTTCAACTGCTCGGCGCCCGATACCGGCAACATGGAAGTGCTGGTGCGTTACGGCAGTCCCGAGCAGCGCAAGCAGTGGCTGGAGCCGCTGCTCGCCGGCGAGATCCGTTCCGCATTCGCGATGACCGAGCCGGCCGTCGCGTCGTCGGACGCGACCAACATCCAGTCGAGCATCCGCCGCGACGGCGACGAGTACGTCATCAACGGCACCAAGTGGTGGACGTCCGGAGCCGGCGATCCGCGCTGCAAGATCGCGATCTTCATGGGCAAGACCGATCCGGATGCCCACAAGTACCTGCAGCAGTCGATGATCCTTATTCCGCTGGATACGCCCGGAATCACGATCAAGCGCATGCTTTCGGTGTTCGGCTACGACGACGCGCCGCACGGGCACGCCGAAGTCGAGTTCAAGGACGTGCGCGTGCCGGCCTCGAGCCTGCTGCTCGGCGAAGGCCGCGGATTCGAGATCGCGCAGGGTCGGCTCGGACCGGGCCGCATCCACCACTGCATGCGAACCATCGGCATGGCCGAGCGTGCGCTCGCGCTGATGTGCAAGCGTTCGATCGAGCGCGTCGCGTTCGGACAGCGGCTGGCCGAGATGGGCGTGACGCGCCACCACATCGCGCAGTCACGCATGGAGATCGAGCAGGCACGGCTGCTGACGCTCAAGGCTGCCTACATGATGGACACGGTCGGCAACAAGGCCGCGCGCGCCGAAATCGCGATGATCAAGGTCATCGCGCCCAACATGGCGCTGCGCGTGATCGACCGCGCGATGCAGGTGCACGGCGGCATGGGCGTCTGCCAGGACACGTTCCTCGCGCGCGCGTGGGCCGGACAGCGAACGCTGAGATTCGCCGACGGTCCCGACGAAGTGCACACCGACCAGATCGGCCGGCTCGAAGTGAAGAAGTACATTCCGGGGCGCTGA
- a CDS encoding DoxX family protein, with product MDRHQVSLGLLFLRILGGGLLIHGRAWAWSELIHANRPLFQDFFGVGGEFTWILTVFSEFVCTLLVMLGIFTRFTAVPPLVVMLVMALAMPSGTAWSVRETYLLYALPFFVLTFTGPGEYSVDGRMAEWANPR from the coding sequence ATGGATCGCCATCAGGTTTCGCTCGGACTGCTTTTTCTCCGCATCCTCGGCGGCGGACTCCTGATCCATGGCCGTGCCTGGGCATGGAGCGAGCTCATTCATGCGAATCGGCCCCTGTTCCAGGATTTTTTCGGCGTCGGCGGTGAGTTCACGTGGATCCTGACGGTGTTCTCGGAGTTTGTCTGCACCCTGCTCGTGATGCTCGGCATCTTCACGCGCTTCACGGCGGTTCCTCCTCTGGTCGTCATGCTGGTGATGGCCCTGGCGATGCCGAGCGGTACGGCCTGGTCGGTGCGCGAGACGTATCTGCTGTACGCGCTTCCGTTTTTCGTGCTGACGTTCACGGGGCCCGGCGAGTATTCGGTGGATGGCCGCATGGCAGAATGGGCCAATCCCCGCTGA
- a CDS encoding DUF420 domain-containing protein: MSEKLLRGAIAIVSATIFGFLLWLIYVHPAMARGTGAASPLPLANAVFNFLCALCLVAGYRAIRAGRRNRHIAFMLAAVVCSSLFLAGYITHHYIAGDTPFRGQGFVRPVYFAILISHVLVTTITLPMILLTLAHAVSGRFIDHKRLARRTLPLWLYVSATGVLVFVFLRWWA; this comes from the coding sequence ATGAGTGAAAAGCTGCTGCGCGGCGCGATCGCGATCGTGTCGGCGACGATCTTCGGGTTCCTGCTCTGGCTCATTTACGTGCATCCGGCGATGGCGCGGGGAACGGGCGCAGCTTCCCCGCTGCCGCTCGCGAACGCCGTGTTCAATTTTCTGTGCGCGCTCTGCCTCGTCGCCGGCTACCGGGCGATCCGTGCGGGTCGGCGAAACCGGCACATCGCGTTCATGCTCGCGGCCGTCGTCTGCTCGTCGCTGTTTCTCGCGGGCTACATCACGCACCACTACATTGCCGGCGATACTCCGTTTCGCGGACAGGGCTTCGTCCGGCCGGTTTACTTCGCGATCCTGATCTCGCACGTGCTGGTCACGACGATCACGCTGCCGATGATCCTGCTGACGCTCGCCCACGCGGTGTCGGGCCGGTTCATCGACCACAAGCGCCTGGCGCGCCGCACGCTGCCTCTCTGGCTGTACGTGTCGGCGACCGGTGTGCTCGTATTCGTCTTCCTGCGCTGGTGGGCATGA
- a CDS encoding DUF4215 domain-containing protein encodes MTSTIRHTGGRKAGILRGCRPHSRLLLALVLGAALPLARANDTAASDLRVTRLEDRGPGTLREAIEKAASGDVIRIEVAGVIRLTTGELQLPRAVTIEGPGAAVTSISGEDTSRVFNLPVHEPAPKVRIAGLRLMKGRSDERGGAIVNSADLELENVTVESSVGDLAGGIYNTGRLVVRNSTIARNRGSLAGGLYNSGEATLENVTISGNLGDLSGGGIYNATEGNAAKKRVAKIEISSSTITDNRVGADAAGIFNLGGEVRIRNTILAENKKGGNCIGALISLGHNIDDDGSCRLASPGDIRPSHEIGLGRLQINGGGTPTHALIVGSPAIDAGDNASCPKLDQRGLARDVDGDGNGVALCDIGAFEALLTWCGNGELQPGEECDDGNSISGDGCDRGCRSEVCGNGVVQSGEECDDGNVVGGDGCDPVCLREICGNGVLQGGEECDDGNLEVGDGCDAKCHREPCGDGVVGSGEQCDDHNLLDGDGCDASCRKEECGNGTVQANEECDDGNARSGDGCDPKCRRENCGNGVIQGNEECDDGNTAANDGCDSKCRRERCGDGKRHPGEDCDDGNTNGGDGCDPSCKRETCGNGIVQAKEECDDGNSLTGDGCDPKCRREACGNKIVQHGEDCDDGNTTAGDGCDAACHKETCGNGIAQAGEDCDDGNATAGDGCDPACRKEVCGNGILQKGEQCDDGNTAAGDSCDAACIREVCGNGVLQAGEGCDDGNHVDHDGCDSKCKTEACGNGRIDSGEECDDGGAADGDGCNHECALERCGDAIVNNSGKEQCDDGNLVSGDGCDHNCALERCGDSLVNNAGREQCDDGNSVAGDGCTPECALERCGDGKVNNGKREQCDDGNDAAGDGCTPDCETERCGDGVVNNAGREQCDDGNDIPLDGCTPLCVLERCGDGVVNNAGREQCDDGNNVSGDGCTPKCVAERCGDGIVNNSGLEQCDDGNAVAGDGCDVFCMKEQPQPSGPQPNVATPMDAFPTGPLPGDPLPAEPATPAPDVAPLPGPGAGAAATEATSEALVAARKGCGDGHLDPGEECDGGDCCSESCMKVVEEPRWRWASLGKGLDGDGIRGGAVVMAIAPYADGAIVGGDFFATASLALSHVARWTGQAWAPLGDGLEGRVFALATSPKGEEIYAGGEFLRSGRKELHSIARWDGKSWNDVGGGMNAPVRAIVHSGSALYAAGDFSSAGGETALHVARWNGTKWEPVGAGLDGSVRALLAVEDLVYAAGDFRRAGDVAASSIARWDGQTWQSVGDGITGRVHALALYGGTLVAGGEFLSSGGGTFLGNLARFNGATWTPVGEGGASARVAALVVDGSDLVAAGDFLTIGGVSAARVARLHEEVWSTMADGFPSPVSALSRTAGGAVLAGGRFVRASGRDVHRIAAWREVDCRPAPPPPPPPPAPPAKPAKPAKAPTRR; translated from the coding sequence ATGACGAGCACGATCAGACACACGGGCGGGAGGAAGGCGGGGATCCTGCGCGGATGCAGGCCGCATTCGCGGCTGCTGCTCGCGCTGGTTCTCGGCGCCGCGCTGCCGCTTGCGCGAGCGAACGACACCGCGGCGAGCGACCTGCGCGTGACCCGGCTCGAAGACCGCGGTCCCGGAACGCTGCGCGAGGCGATCGAAAAGGCCGCTTCCGGCGACGTTATCCGCATCGAAGTGGCCGGCGTGATCCGGCTGACGACCGGCGAGCTGCAGCTTCCGCGCGCCGTCACGATCGAAGGGCCGGGCGCCGCGGTGACGTCCATCTCCGGCGAAGACACGTCGCGGGTGTTCAACCTTCCGGTCCACGAGCCTGCGCCGAAGGTGCGCATCGCCGGTCTTCGCCTGATGAAGGGCCGCAGCGACGAGCGCGGCGGCGCGATCGTCAACTCGGCCGATCTCGAGCTCGAGAACGTGACGGTCGAAAGCAGCGTCGGCGACCTCGCGGGCGGCATCTACAACACCGGCCGTCTCGTCGTGCGCAACAGCACGATCGCGAGGAACCGCGGATCGCTGGCCGGCGGCCTGTACAACTCCGGCGAGGCCACGCTCGAGAACGTCACGATCAGCGGCAACCTAGGAGACCTGAGCGGCGGCGGCATCTACAACGCGACCGAAGGTAACGCGGCCAAAAAGCGTGTCGCGAAGATCGAGATCTCGAGCTCGACGATCACCGACAACCGCGTCGGCGCCGACGCAGCCGGAATCTTCAACCTCGGCGGCGAGGTCCGCATCCGCAACACGATCCTTGCCGAGAACAAGAAGGGCGGGAACTGCATCGGCGCGCTGATCTCGCTCGGCCACAACATCGACGACGACGGATCGTGCCGGCTTGCGTCGCCCGGAGACATCCGTCCGAGCCACGAAATCGGTCTCGGCCGCCTGCAGATCAACGGCGGCGGCACGCCGACCCACGCGCTGATCGTCGGCAGCCCGGCCATCGACGCGGGCGACAACGCCTCGTGCCCGAAGCTCGACCAGCGCGGCCTCGCGCGCGACGTCGACGGCGACGGCAACGGAGTGGCGCTGTGCGACATCGGCGCGTTCGAAGCGCTGCTGACCTGGTGCGGCAACGGCGAGCTTCAGCCCGGCGAAGAGTGCGACGACGGCAACAGCATCTCGGGCGACGGCTGCGACCGCGGATGCCGGAGTGAGGTCTGCGGCAACGGCGTGGTGCAGAGCGGCGAGGAATGCGACGACGGCAACGTGGTCGGCGGCGACGGCTGCGATCCGGTCTGCCTGCGCGAGATCTGCGGCAACGGCGTGCTGCAGGGCGGCGAGGAGTGCGACGACGGCAACCTCGAAGTCGGCGACGGCTGCGATGCAAAGTGTCACCGCGAGCCTTGCGGCGACGGCGTGGTCGGAAGCGGCGAGCAGTGCGACGATCACAACCTGCTCGACGGCGACGGCTGCGACGCGAGCTGCCGCAAGGAAGAGTGCGGCAACGGCACCGTGCAGGCCAACGAGGAATGCGACGACGGCAACGCGCGTTCCGGCGACGGCTGCGACCCGAAGTGCCGGCGCGAGAACTGCGGCAACGGCGTCATCCAGGGCAACGAGGAGTGCGACGACGGCAACACCGCGGCCAACGATGGCTGCGATTCGAAATGCCGCCGCGAACGCTGCGGCGACGGCAAGCGGCACCCGGGCGAAGACTGCGACGACGGCAACACCAACGGCGGCGACGGCTGCGATCCGAGCTGCAAGCGCGAGACCTGCGGCAACGGCATCGTGCAGGCAAAAGAAGAGTGCGACGACGGCAACTCGCTGACCGGCGACGGCTGCGATCCGAAATGCCGCCGCGAAGCGTGCGGCAACAAGATCGTGCAGCACGGAGAAGACTGCGACGACGGCAATACCACGGCCGGTGACGGCTGTGACGCCGCCTGCCACAAGGAAACCTGCGGCAACGGCATCGCGCAGGCGGGCGAAGACTGCGACGACGGCAACGCCACCGCCGGTGACGGCTGCGATCCGGCCTGTCGCAAAGAAGTCTGCGGCAACGGCATCCTCCAGAAAGGCGAGCAGTGCGACGACGGCAACACGGCCGCCGGCGATTCGTGCGATGCCGCCTGCATCCGGGAGGTCTGCGGCAACGGCGTGCTGCAGGCGGGCGAGGGATGCGACGACGGCAACCACGTCGATCACGACGGCTGCGATTCCAAGTGCAAGACCGAAGCCTGTGGCAACGGGCGAATCGACAGCGGCGAGGAATGCGACGACGGCGGCGCCGCCGACGGCGACGGCTGCAATCACGAATGCGCGCTCGAGCGCTGCGGCGATGCGATCGTCAACAACTCCGGAAAGGAGCAGTGCGACGACGGCAATCTCGTCTCGGGTGACGGCTGCGATCACAACTGCGCGCTCGAACGCTGCGGAGACAGCCTCGTCAACAATGCCGGACGCGAGCAGTGCGACGACGGAAACTCGGTCGCCGGCGACGGCTGTACGCCCGAATGCGCGCTCGAGCGCTGCGGCGACGGCAAGGTCAACAACGGCAAGCGCGAGCAGTGCGACGACGGCAACGACGCGGCCGGCGACGGCTGCACGCCCGACTGCGAGACCGAGCGCTGCGGCGACGGTGTCGTCAACAACGCCGGACGCGAGCAGTGCGACGACGGCAACGACATCCCGCTCGACGGATGCACGCCGCTCTGCGTGCTCGAGCGCTGCGGCGACGGCGTCGTCAACAACGCCGGACGCGAGCAGTGCGACGACGGCAACAACGTCTCGGGCGACGGCTGCACGCCGAAATGCGTAGCCGAGCGTTGCGGCGACGGCATCGTCAACAATTCCGGCCTCGAGCAGTGCGACGACGGCAACGCGGTCGCCGGCGACGGCTGCGACGTGTTCTGCATGAAGGAGCAGCCGCAGCCGTCCGGCCCGCAGCCGAACGTCGCGACGCCGATGGATGCGTTTCCGACCGGACCTCTGCCCGGCGATCCGCTGCCCGCCGAGCCCGCGACTCCTGCGCCGGATGTCGCGCCGCTTCCCGGCCCCGGTGCCGGTGCGGCAGCGACTGAAGCCACGTCGGAAGCGCTCGTCGCCGCCCGCAAAGGGTGCGGCGACGGCCATCTCGATCCGGGAGAGGAATGCGACGGCGGCGACTGCTGCTCGGAGTCCTGCATGAAAGTCGTCGAGGAGCCGCGCTGGCGCTGGGCCTCGCTCGGCAAGGGACTCGACGGCGACGGAATCCGCGGCGGTGCCGTCGTGATGGCGATTGCGCCATACGCCGACGGAGCGATCGTCGGCGGCGACTTCTTCGCGACTGCATCGCTCGCGCTTTCGCACGTCGCGCGCTGGACGGGACAGGCCTGGGCGCCGCTCGGCGATGGCCTCGAAGGACGCGTGTTCGCGCTCGCGACCTCGCCGAAGGGTGAGGAGATCTATGCCGGCGGCGAGTTCCTGCGCAGCGGCCGCAAGGAATTGCACTCGATCGCACGCTGGGACGGAAAGAGCTGGAACGATGTCGGCGGCGGCATGAACGCTCCGGTGCGTGCGATCGTGCATTCCGGTTCGGCGCTCTATGCCGCCGGCGATTTCTCGTCGGCCGGCGGAGAGACCGCGCTGCACGTGGCGCGCTGGAACGGCACGAAATGGGAGCCCGTCGGCGCCGGCCTCGATGGCAGCGTGCGGGCGCTGCTCGCAGTCGAGGATCTGGTTTACGCCGCCGGCGATTTCCGGCGTGCAGGCGATGTCGCCGCTTCGAGCATTGCGCGCTGGGATGGTCAGACCTGGCAGAGCGTCGGCGACGGAATCACGGGCCGCGTCCATGCGCTCGCTTTGTACGGCGGCACGCTGGTGGCCGGCGGCGAGTTTCTTTCGTCCGGCGGCGGAACGTTTCTGGGAAACCTCGCGCGATTCAATGGTGCAACGTGGACGCCGGTCGGCGAGGGCGGTGCGTCCGCGCGCGTCGCTGCGCTCGTCGTCGACGGCAGCGATCTGGTCGCGGCAGGCGATTTCCTGACCATCGGCGGCGTTTCCGCCGCGCGGGTCGCCCGGCTGCACGAGGAAGTCTGGTCGACGATGGCCGACGGATTTCCATCACCGGTTTCCGCGCTGTCGCGTACGGCCGGCGGTGCAGTGCTTGCCGGGGGCCGCTTCGTTCGTGCGAGCGGTCGCGACGTTCATCGCATCGCCGCCTGGCGCGAAGTCGACTGCCGGCCTGCGCCTCCACCACCGCCGCCTCCTCCAGCGCCGCCCGCGAAACCGGCGAAGCCCGCCAAAGCGCCGACGAGGCGCTGA
- a CDS encoding HAD family hydrolase, giving the protein MQMKLAVFDIDGTLTLGDGLGTSCFFGTFDALFGGGDGTVDRRLESYAESTDCGIAREAARRALGRDVDTGEFESFKSAYLELLAREIAARERPYRALPGADSILSAVASGGSWQVAIATGNWRRAACLKLECARIGIPETVACSEDGASRAGVLAAAVSAACAAAGGARFERVVYVGDQPWDLRAAREVGTAFVGVGGGQRRARLEREGAVVIESYLDQDAFLSVLDRAAPLGSRGA; this is encoded by the coding sequence ATGCAGATGAAGCTCGCGGTCTTCGACATCGACGGAACGCTGACTCTCGGCGACGGGCTCGGGACGAGCTGCTTCTTCGGAACGTTCGACGCGCTCTTCGGCGGCGGCGACGGCACTGTCGACCGGCGGCTCGAGAGCTACGCGGAGTCCACCGACTGCGGCATCGCACGCGAAGCCGCCCGGCGTGCGCTCGGACGCGATGTCGACACCGGCGAATTCGAGAGTTTCAAGTCGGCGTATCTCGAGCTGCTCGCGCGCGAGATCGCTGCACGCGAACGGCCGTATCGTGCTCTTCCGGGCGCGGACAGCATTCTTTCCGCCGTGGCGTCCGGCGGCAGCTGGCAGGTGGCGATTGCGACTGGCAACTGGAGACGCGCCGCCTGCCTCAAGCTCGAATGTGCGCGCATCGGCATCCCGGAAACCGTTGCATGCTCGGAGGACGGCGCGTCGCGCGCCGGGGTGCTGGCGGCCGCCGTTTCCGCGGCGTGCGCGGCGGCCGGAGGAGCGCGCTTCGAGCGAGTTGTTTATGTGGGGGACCAGCCGTGGGACCTGCGCGCGGCGCGCGAGGTGGGCACGGCGTTTGTCGGAGTGGGCGGCGGCCAGCGGCGCGCGAGGCTCGAGCGCGAGGGCGCCGTGGTCATCGAGAGCTATCTCGACCAGGACGCGTTTCTGTCCGTGCTCGACCGCGCAGCACCGCTCGGCAGCCGCGGCGCATAG
- a CDS encoding ferritin-like domain-containing protein, which yields MSNNDITHDPIYNTVGRDDFRSMLEVERYGERTDAFDAIISATHDHFWDPMDPAYIDFSKDKFDLAEETIMPLDFTVEMNSAVADRLDDGQKIRLANEVSRWSLSSLLHGEQGALSLSASLCHIMRDPGALEYASNQVREEARHVTAFSRYIQMRFGTPYPCGDTLGELMNELVLAPEVYKKLVGMQMLVEGLAMGAFATLHSKTRDPLLRRMVQLVMTDEAFHHRFGKIWADRTVPSLSESEHEKVEMWAADCFQKIFFNLVNAEQKKIIYSQFGLDWQWVRSAVQEAFTDNDRRRLMREGTNIFRVLIKTLLNAGIITDRTKPVYAMWVDMDELRTEGDLSVGDAIAEEGIEYLRDINRGRKTIGRALKSAPAA from the coding sequence ATGAGCAACAACGACATCACCCACGATCCGATCTACAACACCGTCGGCCGCGACGACTTCCGCTCGATGCTCGAAGTCGAGCGCTACGGCGAGCGCACGGATGCCTTCGACGCCATCATCTCGGCGACGCACGATCATTTCTGGGATCCGATGGATCCGGCCTACATTGATTTCTCCAAGGACAAGTTCGATCTCGCCGAAGAGACGATCATGCCGCTCGATTTCACGGTGGAAATGAACAGCGCCGTGGCCGACCGGCTAGACGACGGACAGAAGATACGGCTCGCGAACGAAGTGTCGCGCTGGAGCCTTTCGAGCCTGCTGCACGGCGAGCAGGGCGCGCTGTCCCTTTCTGCAAGCCTTTGCCACATCATGCGCGATCCCGGCGCGCTCGAATACGCGAGCAACCAGGTGCGCGAAGAAGCCCGCCACGTGACGGCATTCAGCCGCTACATCCAGATGCGTTTCGGCACGCCGTACCCGTGCGGCGACACGCTCGGCGAGCTCATGAACGAGCTCGTGCTCGCGCCCGAGGTCTACAAGAAGCTCGTCGGCATGCAGATGCTCGTCGAGGGACTCGCGATGGGCGCGTTCGCCACGCTGCACAGCAAGACCCGCGATCCGCTGCTGCGGCGCATGGTGCAGCTGGTGATGACCGACGAGGCTTTCCACCACCGCTTCGGCAAGATCTGGGCGGATCGCACCGTACCCAGCCTTTCCGAATCCGAGCACGAGAAGGTCGAGATGTGGGCGGCCGACTGCTTCCAGAAGATCTTCTTCAACCTCGTCAACGCCGAGCAGAAGAAAATCATCTACTCGCAGTTCGGCCTCGACTGGCAGTGGGTGCGAAGCGCGGTGCAGGAAGCTTTCACCGACAACGACCGCCGCCGCCTGATGCGCGAAGGCACCAACATCTTCCGCGTGCTGATCAAGACCCTTCTCAACGCCGGGATCATCACCGACCGCACCAAGCCGGTGTACGCGATGTGGGTCGACATGGACGAGCTGCGCACCGAGGGCGACCTGTCGGTCGGCGATGCGATCGCCGAGGAAGGCATCGAATACCTGCGCGACATCAATCGCGGACGCAAGACGATCGGCCGCGCGCTCAAGTCCGCACCGGCCGCCTAG
- a CDS encoding TetR/AcrR family transcriptional regulator produces MDVTPVTSAPARSRLQTRSRLLDSATKLFAERGLHGVTSHEIARAAGVASGTFYLHFRDKTDVYRHIVFHAIEDLVRSVQQAVGAATGNVLRQRARAEAIVTFAEANRDVIRILFSTDSEAASVEADALTSLATGLEARLRREREEGLFPADLDPVVCARAHVGMTAHLIDWWTQDPSRASRDDVIETLVRLQFLGTGAARQELKQEPKQDSRQDLKVEQS; encoded by the coding sequence ATGGACGTCACACCGGTCACTTCCGCCCCGGCCCGAAGCCGTCTCCAGACGCGGAGCCGCCTTCTCGATTCGGCCACGAAGCTGTTTGCCGAGCGCGGCCTGCACGGCGTGACGAGCCACGAGATCGCGCGCGCGGCCGGAGTGGCTTCGGGCACGTTCTACCTTCACTTCCGCGACAAGACCGACGTGTACCGGCACATCGTCTTCCACGCGATCGAAGATCTCGTGCGCAGTGTTCAGCAGGCCGTCGGAGCGGCCACCGGCAACGTGCTTCGCCAGCGCGCGCGGGCCGAGGCCATCGTCACGTTCGCCGAAGCCAATCGTGACGTCATCCGCATCCTGTTCAGCACCGACTCCGAAGCCGCGTCCGTCGAAGCCGACGCGCTTACGAGCCTTGCTACCGGACTCGAGGCTCGCCTTCGCCGCGAACGTGAGGAAGGCCTTTTCCCCGCGGACCTCGATCCGGTCGTCTGCGCGCGCGCGCACGTCGGCATGACGGCGCACCTGATCGACTGGTGGACCCAGGATCCGTCGCGCGCGTCGCGCGACGACGTCATCGAAACTCTCGTCCGTCTGCAGTTCCTCGGCACCGGCGCTGCCAGGCAAGAACTCAAGCAAGAGCCCAAGCAAGATTCCAGGCAAGATCTCAAGGTGGAACAATCATGA
- a CDS encoding TetR/AcrR family transcriptional regulator encodes MSCAPAVKTKGRGCTGFSPVRSSHAAIPGRIREFRPLRAEGWSGERNGAALASKHEQNRAEKRERLLKSAVEAFTETGFENTTVSDVVHRAGMTPSTFYNYYRDKDALRDELLATAAGRMLESLNAIRAKANGAEEYLGMASRALFEGLIANQSIAMLLRRNLSMLRSLLDDKSLRPVYAALRRDLEAAVADGGRDALDGDFSEAVLRAASVEISVVLLSRPDPDVNAAVEFLTRVLGTAFRFRSTRPAAS; translated from the coding sequence GTGTCATGCGCGCCGGCAGTCAAGACAAAAGGGCGAGGATGCACAGGATTCTCGCCGGTTCGTTCGTCTCATGCCGCCATTCCGGGTAGGATCCGCGAATTCCGACCGTTGAGGGCAGAGGGCTGGTCAGGCGAGCGGAACGGGGCAGCATTGGCGAGCAAGCACGAGCAGAACCGGGCCGAGAAACGTGAGAGGCTCCTCAAATCCGCCGTTGAAGCTTTCACGGAGACCGGATTCGAGAACACGACTGTCAGCGACGTGGTTCATCGCGCCGGCATGACGCCGAGCACCTTCTACAATTATTACCGCGACAAGGACGCGCTTCGTGACGAGCTGCTGGCTACGGCGGCCGGCCGGATGCTCGAGTCGCTCAATGCGATCCGCGCCAAGGCCAACGGTGCCGAGGAGTACCTCGGCATGGCCAGCCGCGCGCTGTTCGAAGGGCTGATCGCGAACCAGTCGATCGCGATGCTGCTGCGGCGCAACCTGTCGATGCTGCGCTCGCTGCTCGACGACAAGTCACTGCGGCCGGTCTACGCAGCGCTTCGCCGCGATCTCGAAGCGGCGGTGGCCGACGGCGGGCGCGATGCGCTCGACGGGGATTTCTCCGAAGCCGTGCTTCGCGCCGCATCGGTCGAGATTTCGGTGGTGCTTCTTTCGCGCCCGGATCCGGACGTGAATGCCGCGGTCGAATTCCTTACGCGTGTGCTCGGAACCGCGTTCCGCTTCCGGTCGACCCGGCCAGCGGCTTCCTGA
- a CDS encoding response regulator, whose translation MAERIILLVEDNPDDAILTRRALEKSDVSHRVEVARDGLEALDYLFALGTHADRKASDMPALILLDLKLPKVDGLEVLRRLRADRLTKLIPVIVLSSSDEPADVIESYGLGANSYIRKPVDFAEFTETVRALAHYWLRLNEPPPSEPA comes from the coding sequence ATGGCTGAGCGAATCATTCTTCTGGTCGAGGACAATCCCGACGACGCCATTCTCACGCGGCGCGCGCTCGAAAAGAGCGACGTGTCCCATCGCGTGGAAGTGGCCCGGGACGGGCTCGAGGCGCTCGACTACCTGTTCGCGCTCGGAACCCACGCGGATCGCAAGGCCAGCGACATGCCGGCGCTCATCCTGCTCGATCTGAAGCTCCCGAAAGTGGACGGCCTCGAGGTGCTGCGCCGCCTGCGCGCCGACCGCCTCACCAAGCTGATTCCCGTCATCGTGCTGTCGTCGTCCGACGAGCCTGCCGACGTGATCGAAAGCTACGGGCTCGGGGCCAACAGCTACATCCGCAAACCGGTCGATTTTGCCGAGTTTACCGAGACCGTCCGCGCACTGGCCCACTACTGGCTGCGCCTGAACGAGCCGCCTCCGTCCGAGCCGGCCTGA